One genomic window of Acidimicrobiia bacterium includes the following:
- a CDS encoding GMC family oxidoreductase has translation MNEKNIDYDFDVLVVGSGFGGSVTALRLTEKGYRVGVLEAGKRFGAKDFPKTNWNLRKFLYFPRLGLRGIQRITVLSDALVLSGAGVGGGSLVYANTLYQPLDAFYVDPQWAKITDWRSELALFYDQAARMLGVVTAPTTAPNDAVVKALGERLGVADTYRPTEVGVYFGQPGETVSDPFFGGAGPDRTGCIECGGCMVGCQHNAKNTLDRNYLFLAEQAGATVLPERQVTEVRPLSEGGYLVTSERPGPRRNKKVQQHRAEQVVFSAGVLGTVRLLAEMKEAGSLPHLSPRLGELTRTNSESILGAGTNRVTETDYSTGIAISSSIYPDEHTHIEGVRYPAGSNAMGLLSVPLVDGGGRVPRLVRFIGQTLRHPLRFLRSLSVRRWSERTVILLVMQSHDNSINLRWRRKRRGVKLRSEQGTGQPNPTYIPQASEAARQAADIMGGQPFGSLNESLRDTPVTAHILGGCVIGADAEHGVIDPYQRVYGHPGLHIADGSTISANLGVNPSLTITAQAERAMALWPNKGDPDPRPQLGGPYRQVTPVSPRSPVVPADAPAALDW, from the coding sequence ATGAACGAAAAAAATATTGATTATGACTTCGATGTGCTGGTGGTTGGTAGCGGCTTTGGGGGCAGCGTTACTGCTCTTCGTCTAACCGAAAAGGGCTACCGAGTTGGAGTGTTAGAAGCCGGTAAACGGTTTGGGGCTAAGGACTTTCCAAAAACTAATTGGAATCTTCGCAAGTTTTTGTACTTCCCTCGCTTGGGGCTACGCGGCATACAGCGCATCACCGTTCTTAGCGATGCACTGGTACTTTCAGGCGCGGGGGTAGGCGGCGGGTCTTTGGTTTATGCCAACACCCTTTACCAGCCTCTTGACGCTTTTTATGTTGACCCGCAGTGGGCAAAAATAACTGACTGGCGTAGTGAACTTGCCCTCTTTTATGACCAAGCCGCCCGCATGCTCGGTGTGGTAACCGCTCCAACCACTGCCCCTAACGATGCGGTGGTTAAAGCCCTCGGAGAGCGCCTCGGGGTAGCGGACACCTACCGGCCCACCGAGGTAGGGGTTTATTTTGGCCAACCCGGAGAGACAGTAAGCGACCCATTTTTTGGCGGCGCGGGGCCAGACCGAACCGGCTGCATCGAATGTGGCGGGTGCATGGTGGGGTGCCAACACAACGCAAAAAACACTTTGGACCGCAACTATTTGTTTTTAGCCGAACAAGCGGGAGCCACCGTGTTACCGGAACGCCAAGTAACCGAAGTGCGACCCCTTAGCGAAGGCGGCTACCTGGTGACCTCCGAACGTCCTGGCCCTCGACGAAACAAAAAAGTACAGCAACATCGTGCCGAACAAGTGGTGTTCTCTGCCGGGGTGCTCGGCACAGTACGGCTATTAGCTGAGATGAAAGAAGCCGGCTCTTTGCCACATTTATCGCCCCGGTTGGGTGAACTCACCCGCACCAACTCGGAGTCCATTTTGGGGGCGGGCACCAACCGAGTTACCGAGACCGATTACTCCACGGGCATCGCTATCAGTTCGTCTATTTACCCAGATGAACATACTCATATTGAAGGAGTGCGTTATCCAGCAGGTTCCAACGCAATGGGACTGCTTTCGGTGCCACTGGTAGATGGAGGAGGACGAGTACCGCGGCTGGTTCGTTTTATTGGTCAAACCCTCCGACATCCGTTGCGATTTCTGCGCAGCCTTTCAGTTCGACGGTGGTCGGAACGAACAGTGATTTTGTTGGTGATGCAAAGCCATGACAACAGCATCAACTTGCGTTGGCGCCGCAAACGCCGAGGAGTCAAACTGCGGTCCGAACAAGGCACCGGGCAACCCAACCCCACCTATATTCCTCAAGCATCCGAAGCGGCCCGCCAAGCCGCCGACATCATGGGAGGTCAGCCGTTTGGCTCACTCAATGAGTCTCTACGAGACACCCCGGTGACCGCTCATATTCTGGGCGGGTGCGTCATTGGTGCTGATGCCGAACACGGAGTCATAGACCCCTACCAACGGGTGTACGGACACCCCGGCCTCCATATCGCCGACGGGTCCACCATTAGCGCCAACCTGGGGGTCAACCCTTCGCTGACTATCACCGCCCAAGCCGAACGGGCCATGGCGCTGTGGCCCAACAAAGGCGACCCCGATCCTCGCCCACAGTTAGGGGGCCCTTACCGGCAGGTGACCCCGGTGTCGCCCCGGTCGCCGGTCGTTCCCGCCGATGCCCCGGCCGCGCTGGACTGGTAA
- a CDS encoding pirin family protein has protein sequence MNETIEIHRAADRFSTELDWLQARHSFSFGSHYDPGNVGHGLLIVSNEDRIAPGGGFGPHPHADMEIVTWVLQGALEHQDSKGNHGVLRPGLAQRMSAGSGITHAETNASTTEPVHLVQMWVVPDSTGIEPSYEDRDFSEDLTARGLIAVASGQGHGGAMPICQRGAVMWVGRLVDNETVEIPDAPFVHLFVAKGTLELNSSIFEQGDAARLVQAGTQLVTSVGESEVIIWETQQEANR, from the coding sequence ATGAACGAGACGATTGAAATTCACCGGGCCGCTGATCGGTTCTCCACAGAACTGGATTGGCTCCAAGCCCGCCATAGCTTTAGTTTCGGTTCGCATTACGACCCCGGCAACGTCGGCCATGGGCTACTGATCGTTTCCAACGAGGATCGGATTGCCCCAGGAGGAGGCTTCGGGCCTCACCCGCATGCCGACATGGAGATCGTGACCTGGGTGCTGCAAGGCGCTCTCGAACATCAAGACTCAAAGGGAAACCACGGTGTTTTGCGCCCCGGTCTGGCCCAGAGAATGTCAGCGGGAAGCGGGATCACCCACGCCGAGACGAACGCCAGCACAACCGAGCCAGTTCATCTTGTACAGATGTGGGTGGTGCCGGATAGCACAGGTATTGAACCAAGTTACGAAGACCGTGATTTCTCAGAGGATTTGACTGCCCGTGGGCTGATCGCCGTGGCCTCTGGCCAAGGTCATGGGGGAGCGATGCCTATTTGCCAGCGAGGAGCAGTTATGTGGGTTGGGCGTCTCGTTGATAACGAGACAGTAGAGATACCAGACGCGCCCTTTGTGCATCTCTTCGTTGCCAAAGGCACGCTGGAATTAAACAGTTCAATTTTTGAACAAGGTGATGCGGCTCGGTTGGTTCAAGCCGGTACCCAACTGGTGACCAGTGTCGGGGAGAGCGAAGTCATTATTTGGGAAACTCAACAGGAAGCCAACCGTTAA
- a CDS encoding isopenicillin N synthase family oxygenase, translating to MARNYALGVAGIPVINLQGDNAGRLLDRAWREVGFAAVTGHSVDLGLFAKMRSLTQEVFSLREETKQRFQITAKNYRGFVPFGFFSPNRGEVTGVLPDAYEAFKLHWECPVEHSVRQECALYGNNQWLSEVAGMEETVLTYWSACDDLANLLLALSAAALDLDPLSLSCCFTAPLTNMTLLHYPTQPAGADFGIHPHKDTNVFTLLHPDPVGGLEVLGRDGSWISVNCPPEALLINTGEMMEVWSGGHYAATPHRVINRGPDRFSFPYFMVPNHDVVVKPLVPVKPSFVATPMPVGVLTAEVWRTNWRNQLPVPHTFALGSLRQ from the coding sequence GTGGCCAGAAACTATGCTTTGGGGGTGGCAGGAATCCCGGTGATTAACCTTCAAGGCGACAATGCTGGACGGTTACTGGACCGGGCGTGGCGTGAGGTTGGTTTTGCGGCGGTAACCGGCCACAGCGTCGATCTTGGTCTTTTCGCCAAGATGCGCTCGCTGACTCAGGAGGTTTTTTCGCTGCGTGAAGAAACAAAGCAGCGCTTTCAGATCACAGCGAAGAACTACCGTGGTTTTGTTCCTTTCGGATTCTTTAGCCCGAACCGGGGTGAGGTGACCGGTGTTCTCCCAGATGCTTACGAAGCTTTCAAGCTCCATTGGGAGTGCCCGGTTGAACACTCGGTGCGCCAAGAGTGCGCCCTTTACGGAAACAACCAGTGGTTGTCTGAAGTTGCGGGCATGGAGGAAACCGTTTTGACTTATTGGTCGGCTTGTGATGACTTGGCCAATCTTTTGCTGGCCTTGAGTGCGGCGGCGCTTGATCTTGACCCGCTATCTTTGTCGTGTTGTTTTACAGCACCGTTGACCAACATGACGTTGCTGCATTACCCGACGCAACCCGCTGGTGCCGATTTTGGGATCCATCCGCATAAAGACACCAACGTTTTTACTTTGTTGCATCCTGACCCAGTAGGTGGGCTCGAGGTGTTGGGCCGTGATGGTTCTTGGATTTCTGTGAATTGCCCACCTGAAGCCCTACTCATTAACACCGGAGAGATGATGGAGGTCTGGTCGGGTGGGCACTACGCCGCCACTCCTCATCGGGTTATCAACCGGGGCCCGGATCGTTTTTCGTTTCCCTATTTCATGGTGCCTAACCATGATGTAGTGGTTAAACCGTTGGTACCGGTAAAACCTAGTTTTGTTGCTACCCCGATGCCCGTAGGGGTTTTAACCGCCGAAGTGTGGCGCACCAATTGGCGTAATCAACTGCCCGTTCCGCACACCTTTGCTCTCGGTTCTTTACGCCAATAA
- a CDS encoding multicopper oxidase family protein codes for MREPRPRRPVMTTLNRRKFLILGAGAVVGASAFPLLGCGSDEEVAPLGAALGSASTFLTPTEIISTDGVLETSLIMAAAMVPFGDGERWAYTYNGATPGPTLRVRPGDLMRIRVVNQLGSPTNLHTHGLYVSPEGNSDNVFVSIAPGEEFLFEIQLPENHRGGTYWYHPHRHGYVAEQVSAGLAGMIIVEGDYDSDPVLAAATERIMVLSDPAIGQDNGIVSVSMMDRMMGREGDLVTINGVHQPVMAAETGSLERWRLVNASSSRFYNLALVGAPTVLAGNDGGLMETPQQIDSLLLAPGERAELLVAANEPGTIVLQTTHYDRGGMGGMGGSDSNEPIDLLALEVTGLTKEAAMPTRIEKAAIAKPRAFTGQRTLELNMSGMSLTIDGKIFDHERVDQHLTLGDVEEWTITNPSTMDHPFHIHIWQFQVTDASDQRLISPGLKDTVVVPAGGWVKFVLHITGFTGKAVYHCHILDHEDQGMMGIFETTAR; via the coding sequence ATGCGAGAACCCCGACCAAGAAGACCTGTTATGACCACCCTTAATCGACGAAAATTTTTAATACTCGGTGCTGGCGCCGTAGTTGGGGCAAGTGCCTTCCCACTTTTGGGTTGTGGAAGTGATGAAGAGGTTGCTCCGCTTGGGGCCGCCTTGGGGAGCGCTTCAACTTTTTTGACTCCTACCGAGATCATTTCGACCGATGGGGTGCTCGAAACTTCTCTGATTATGGCGGCGGCCATGGTGCCTTTCGGTGACGGCGAACGCTGGGCCTACACCTATAACGGCGCCACCCCTGGACCCACCCTGCGCGTTCGCCCCGGTGACCTCATGCGCATACGGGTAGTGAACCAACTCGGAAGCCCCACTAATCTGCACACCCACGGTCTGTATGTTTCCCCCGAAGGCAATAGCGACAACGTTTTCGTCAGCATCGCCCCCGGTGAAGAATTTCTTTTTGAAATACAACTTCCCGAAAACCATCGAGGAGGCACCTACTGGTATCACCCGCATCGCCACGGCTACGTCGCCGAACAAGTATCAGCAGGCTTAGCTGGCATGATCATCGTGGAAGGTGACTATGACAGCGACCCCGTGCTGGCCGCCGCCACCGAACGAATCATGGTGCTCAGCGACCCCGCTATTGGCCAAGACAATGGCATTGTCTCTGTCTCTATGATGGATCGCATGATGGGCCGAGAAGGCGACCTCGTCACTATAAACGGTGTACACCAACCCGTCATGGCCGCCGAAACGGGCTCCCTTGAGCGGTGGCGATTAGTAAACGCCAGCTCTTCACGCTTTTACAATCTCGCTTTAGTTGGTGCCCCCACGGTGTTGGCCGGTAACGATGGCGGTCTCATGGAAACACCACAGCAAATTGACTCACTGCTTTTGGCCCCCGGCGAACGAGCCGAGTTGCTGGTAGCAGCAAACGAACCAGGAACCATTGTCTTGCAAACCACCCACTACGACCGAGGCGGTATGGGCGGTATGGGCGGCTCAGACAGCAATGAGCCCATTGACCTCTTAGCTTTGGAAGTCACCGGGTTAACAAAAGAAGCCGCTATGCCTACACGAATCGAAAAAGCAGCAATCGCCAAACCGCGGGCCTTCACCGGCCAACGAACGTTGGAACTAAACATGTCCGGCATGTCGTTGACCATTGACGGTAAAATCTTTGACCACGAACGAGTTGACCAACACCTCACTCTGGGCGATGTTGAAGAGTGGACCATCACCAACCCCTCCACGATGGACCACCCTTTCCATATCCACATTTGGCAGTTTCAAGTAACTGACGCCAGCGACCAGCGCCTCATCTCACCTGGGCTTAAAGACACCGTGGTAGTGCCAGCTGGCGGATGGGTCAAGTTTGTTCTTCATATCACCGGCTTCACCGGCAAAGCGGTGTATCACTGTCACATCTTGGACCACGAAGACCAAGGAATGATGGGCATTTTTGAAACCACTGCTCGCTAA
- a CDS encoding acyl-CoA dehydrogenase: MDFSLTPELEKLRNHAAEVAAAGVAQFGRHTDSWINGYSPEFSQVMAAEGWIGMGWPKKHGGGQRPPLERVIVAEEMIAAGAPIAGMWFADRQMGPSLIAHGTAEQQVEYLPAMLSGESTWCIGMSEPDAGSDLASLKTFAQHTGDHWVINGQKIWTSFGDRADFIYLICRTTAEGPPHKGISEIVVPMDLPGIEVRPITDMTTNRHFCEVYFTDVEVPIENLVGVEGSAFSQTMKQLEFERGGIDRLVSNRPLYDLALEHADRSDARVRQEIARLETGYRLGRLLVYREVKRQAPAGFSAATKAYCTEHEQRVAEFVFQTLGPQATLWNDDVKGLVYAPGYTIMGGTSNIMRNILGERVLGLPREPRK; this comes from the coding sequence CTGGACTTTTCTCTCACCCCAGAATTAGAAAAACTCAGAAATCACGCCGCGGAAGTAGCCGCCGCCGGGGTTGCCCAATTTGGCCGCCACACCGATAGTTGGATAAACGGGTACAGCCCCGAATTCTCTCAAGTTATGGCCGCAGAAGGCTGGATAGGCATGGGGTGGCCTAAAAAACACGGTGGGGGACAACGCCCTCCATTAGAACGGGTCATCGTGGCCGAAGAAATGATCGCCGCCGGTGCCCCCATTGCCGGCATGTGGTTCGCCGATCGGCAAATGGGGCCCAGCCTGATCGCCCACGGCACTGCCGAACAACAAGTCGAATATTTGCCAGCCATGCTGAGCGGCGAAAGCACTTGGTGCATCGGTATGAGCGAGCCCGATGCCGGTTCCGACTTGGCTTCGCTCAAAACCTTTGCTCAACACACCGGTGACCATTGGGTGATCAACGGTCAAAAAATTTGGACCAGTTTCGGCGACCGAGCAGACTTCATCTACCTCATCTGTCGCACCACCGCCGAAGGGCCGCCCCACAAAGGCATCTCCGAAATAGTGGTCCCTATGGACCTGCCCGGCATTGAAGTACGCCCCATTACTGACATGACCACCAACCGGCATTTCTGCGAGGTCTACTTCACCGACGTTGAGGTGCCTATTGAAAACCTGGTGGGGGTGGAAGGCAGCGCCTTTAGCCAAACCATGAAACAACTGGAGTTCGAGCGCGGGGGCATTGACCGCCTGGTCTCTAACCGACCGCTGTACGACCTGGCTCTTGAACACGCCGATCGAAGCGACGCTCGGGTGCGACAAGAAATAGCCCGTCTGGAAACCGGCTACCGGTTGGGCCGCCTGCTGGTGTATCGCGAAGTGAAACGCCAAGCCCCGGCTGGGTTTAGCGCCGCCACCAAGGCCTACTGCACCGAACATGAACAACGGGTGGCAGAGTTTGTTTTCCAAACCTTGGGGCCGCAAGCCACCCTGTGGAACGACGATGTCAAAGGGCTGGTCTACGCCCCCGGTTACACCATCATGGGCGGCACATCAAACATTATGCGCAACATCTTGGGCGAACGGGTGCTCGGTTTGCCTCGCGAGCCCCGCAAATAA
- a CDS encoding alpha/beta hydrolase, which produces MSATEYPLQWPAMTLAEREEAYSPSSCIGGDYLPFIEAYITQSAATRAKIGEGQEIAYGPAPSQTLDLFLPALPEGQQAPLLVFIHGGYWQELSKRESSFAAPAWVKQGVAFAALDYTLAPQATLAEIVEESRQAIRHLITQSAELQIDAQRIVLVGSSAGAYLAAMVAYEVPVLATMLISGIFELAPLVGTSINEALGLTETEARALSPQPEAGFPRSIVCWGENETTEFKAQSQAFAATLEELGTPCTDFEVTGRNHFDVVFELADLSTPVARQTLSLLKP; this is translated from the coding sequence ATGTCCGCAACCGAATATCCCCTGCAATGGCCTGCCATGACCTTGGCCGAACGCGAAGAGGCCTACTCGCCCAGTTCGTGCATTGGCGGCGACTACCTACCTTTCATAGAGGCCTACATTACGCAAAGCGCGGCAACTCGAGCCAAAATTGGCGAAGGTCAAGAGATCGCCTACGGGCCAGCACCAAGCCAAACCTTGGATCTCTTTTTACCGGCATTGCCCGAAGGCCAGCAAGCCCCCCTACTGGTTTTTATCCACGGCGGATATTGGCAAGAACTCTCCAAGCGTGAATCTTCTTTTGCCGCACCGGCTTGGGTCAAACAAGGGGTGGCTTTTGCTGCTCTGGACTACACGCTGGCCCCCCAAGCAACACTGGCCGAAATCGTGGAAGAAAGCCGCCAAGCAATTCGCCACCTCATTACCCAATCCGCAGAACTTCAGATTGATGCACAACGCATCGTGCTGGTGGGCAGCTCGGCCGGCGCCTATTTGGCCGCCATGGTGGCCTACGAAGTGCCGGTGTTGGCCACCATGTTGATTTCAGGGATCTTTGAACTAGCCCCTCTTGTCGGAACATCCATCAATGAAGCGCTTGGCCTCACCGAAACTGAGGCCCGTGCCTTGAGCCCACAGCCTGAAGCAGGGTTTCCTCGTAGCATCGTGTGTTGGGGAGAAAACGAAACCACCGAGTTTAAGGCACAAAGCCAAGCCTTTGCGGCAACTCTTGAAGAGTTGGGCACCCCATGCACGGATTTTGAGGTAACAGGACGCAACCATTTTGACGTAGTGTTCGAACTGGCCGACCTCAGCACACCAGTTGCTCGACAAACCCTCTCGCTACTGAAGCCATAA
- a CDS encoding tryptophan 2,3-dioxygenase: MNVSSDAERVQEVKETDGQPRVEFSSDTNPYIAYQSIDLLLSLQNPRSDAYDEMSFFIMGQTKELLFKGLHHELYNARERIKEDAVDDALMILDRAKEFVRLLIKTWDVVATITPEGFNQFRNYLDQASGQLSFMYRHVEFVLGNKNQRLASAHNNVPHVWPAMKDALETPSLYDEIIALLARQGSSISAQALNHDWTEPYQADDTVEQAWFDIYQDPSTANTFYQVGESLVQLDDLISQYRWRHYVLVARTIGYKPGTGGSAGVEWLKHTADLRYFPELWAIRTRMG, from the coding sequence ATGAACGTTTCATCTGATGCTGAGCGTGTTCAAGAAGTAAAAGAAACTGATGGCCAGCCTCGGGTTGAGTTCTCCAGCGACACCAACCCATACATTGCTTATCAAAGCATTGATTTGCTTCTCTCATTGCAGAACCCGCGCAGCGACGCCTATGACGAGATGAGTTTTTTCATCATGGGGCAAACTAAAGAACTCTTGTTTAAAGGCTTACATCACGAGCTCTACAACGCTCGTGAACGCATCAAGGAAGATGCCGTTGATGATGCCCTCATGATTTTGGATCGAGCTAAAGAATTTGTGCGGTTACTCATCAAAACATGGGATGTGGTGGCCACCATCACCCCTGAGGGATTCAACCAGTTTCGCAACTACCTTGACCAAGCCTCGGGCCAACTCTCCTTCATGTACCGCCACGTAGAGTTCGTGTTGGGTAACAAAAACCAACGGTTAGCTAGCGCCCACAACAACGTGCCCCATGTATGGCCAGCCATGAAAGATGCTTTAGAAACCCCTAGCCTCTATGACGAAATCATTGCCCTTCTGGCCCGTCAGGGAAGCAGCATCTCTGCCCAGGCCTTAAATCATGACTGGACAGAGCCTTACCAAGCAGACGACACCGTTGAGCAAGCGTGGTTTGATATTTACCAAGACCCTTCCACCGCCAACACTTTTTACCAGGTCGGGGAAAGCCTGGTTCAACTTGATGACCTCATCTCACAATACCGCTGGCGTCATTACGTGTTAGTAGCACGCACCATTGGCTACAAGCCCGGCACCGGCGGGTCAGCAGGCGTGGAATGGCTCAAACACACCGCCGACCTGCGTTACTTTCCGGAACTCTGGGCCATTCGCACCCGCATGGGGTAG
- a CDS encoding biotin transporter BioY, whose product MLDFIPRSRLRDLLAVSSFALFTAAAAQITIPLGFTPVPLTGQTLVVLLAGGVLGAKLGAAAQGLYVILGAVGLPFYAGGQGGWEAATGSTAGYLVGFVMAAFVVGAMAERGHDRNLVTSLPAFLAGSIIIYGMGASWLAYRLNIPLTAGVGEPSAIAYGVAPFLVGDLLKVAAAGVLLPGIWRFTTR is encoded by the coding sequence TTGTTGGATTTCATTCCGCGTTCTCGTCTCCGTGATCTCCTCGCAGTTTCTAGCTTTGCTTTATTCACGGCTGCTGCGGCACAAATCACTATTCCATTAGGTTTCACCCCCGTTCCGCTCACCGGTCAAACTCTGGTGGTGTTGTTGGCGGGCGGTGTTCTCGGCGCAAAACTTGGTGCCGCTGCGCAAGGCCTCTACGTCATTTTGGGAGCTGTGGGCCTTCCTTTCTATGCCGGTGGTCAGGGGGGTTGGGAAGCAGCGACCGGGTCGACCGCCGGTTACCTTGTCGGCTTCGTGATGGCCGCCTTTGTGGTGGGTGCCATGGCGGAGCGTGGACATGACAGGAATCTTGTTACTTCGCTTCCTGCCTTTTTGGCGGGCAGCATCATCATCTACGGTATGGGGGCTTCTTGGCTTGCCTACCGCCTCAACATTCCGCTCACTGCGGGGGTTGGCGAACCTAGTGCCATTGCTTATGGCGTCGCCCCATTTTTGGTGGGCGATCTGTTGAAGGTTGCGGCCGCCGGTGTGTTACTGCCGGGAATTTGGCGCTTTACCACACGCTAA
- a CDS encoding MBL fold metallo-hydrolase — translation MTNSIPSSFTHNDALVVTGPQGQRAHKQQFAHLTRLKEHLYTVADGVWCVVGNGLSNQTFVEGPEGLIVIDTGESVEEMEAALQAVRVYTSAPVVAVIYTHYHYCSGTQAVVDEAGGEVPIWAHHGVAGNLQARGAEVGPTAGRGLVHQFAMMLPTEGPDGVTHVGLGLHYRRAEHAPFTPGFLAPTEEITEATSTTIAGLRVELTLAPSDADDNITIFFPDLSVCVNNLVWPALFNVFAIRGEAYRDPQVLVRGLDEILGLGAEHLVGAHGPPLSGADEIAAGVTDARDALQFLWDQTVRGVNKGLTQGELISFVQLPQRFDRSFLTHQNYGLVEHHVRQISTGLIGWFDGDEASLFPLPTLERCRRLIKGFGGRVEVIQQAQAALEGHDLRWALELASWLVRSEEEAGTGRADGGSTTERALLAAVLRALGQRSTSANIRNWCLTRALELDDQLDLSRFRKHRFGHRQVLAGDPVSFIHSLRVLLDPSSAENTDGHLRWCITDGPTTGLRIRGQVAVPTDGKGADLEIVLTHAALADLFSGRIVFSEAVASEVVAVNGDLTSVKKLLACFEHSALRG, via the coding sequence ATGACCAACTCCATTCCGTCTAGTTTTACTCACAACGATGCGCTGGTGGTTACCGGCCCACAAGGGCAACGGGCCCATAAGCAGCAGTTTGCTCACCTGACTCGCCTTAAGGAACATCTTTATACAGTTGCTGATGGGGTGTGGTGTGTGGTGGGCAATGGCTTGTCGAACCAGACGTTCGTTGAGGGCCCCGAGGGCCTCATTGTTATTGACACCGGTGAGTCAGTAGAAGAAATGGAGGCGGCCTTGCAGGCCGTGCGGGTTTACACTTCGGCGCCGGTGGTGGCGGTTATTTACACGCATTACCACTATTGCAGCGGCACCCAAGCCGTTGTTGATGAAGCGGGTGGCGAGGTGCCGATTTGGGCGCACCATGGGGTGGCCGGCAACTTACAGGCCAGAGGGGCTGAGGTAGGACCGACCGCCGGACGGGGGTTGGTTCATCAGTTCGCCATGATGCTGCCCACCGAAGGGCCTGATGGTGTTACCCATGTGGGGTTGGGGCTTCATTATCGTCGGGCTGAACACGCTCCTTTTACCCCCGGGTTTCTTGCGCCAACTGAGGAAATTACTGAGGCTACGTCAACCACCATCGCTGGTTTGCGCGTTGAGTTAACGCTGGCTCCTTCGGATGCTGACGACAACATCACTATTTTCTTTCCCGACCTTTCAGTGTGTGTCAACAACTTGGTCTGGCCGGCTTTATTTAATGTGTTTGCTATTCGGGGTGAGGCTTACCGTGACCCACAAGTTTTGGTTAGGGGCCTTGATGAGATTTTGGGTTTGGGGGCGGAGCATCTAGTGGGGGCCCATGGCCCGCCGTTGAGTGGCGCAGATGAGATTGCCGCCGGGGTAACCGACGCGCGTGATGCTCTGCAGTTTCTTTGGGATCAAACGGTGCGGGGGGTCAATAAGGGTCTTACTCAAGGTGAGTTGATTTCTTTTGTTCAGTTGCCGCAACGTTTTGATCGGTCGTTTCTTACCCACCAGAACTATGGCTTGGTTGAGCACCATGTGCGGCAAATTTCTACTGGGTTGATCGGCTGGTTTGATGGCGACGAGGCTTCTTTGTTTCCGCTTCCCACGTTGGAGCGTTGTCGTCGACTCATTAAAGGTTTTGGCGGTCGAGTTGAAGTAATTCAGCAAGCACAGGCAGCTCTTGAGGGTCACGACCTTCGATGGGCGTTAGAACTGGCTTCTTGGCTGGTGCGCAGCGAAGAAGAAGCGGGAACCGGCCGGGCCGATGGGGGTTCAACCACTGAACGGGCGTTACTGGCTGCGGTGTTACGGGCCTTGGGGCAGCGATCCACTTCGGCCAACATTCGAAATTGGTGCCTTACTCGTGCTTTGGAGTTAGATGACCAACTTGATTTGTCTCGTTTTCGGAAACACCGGTTTGGGCATCGGCAAGTGCTCGCCGGAGATCCGGTTTCGTTTATTCACAGTTTGCGGGTGTTGCTTGATCCTTCTTCGGCAGAAAACACAGATGGCCACTTACGGTGGTGCATCACCGATGGGCCAACAACAGGTTTACGCATTCGAGGCCAGGTTGCGGTGCCTACTGACGGGAAGGGAGCCGACTTGGAGATTGTTTTGACTCATGCCGCCTTGGCTGATCTTTTCTCGGGTCGTATCGTTTTCTCTGAGGCTGTTGCATCGGAGGTAGTTGCGGTCAACGGCGATTTAACCTCGGTTAAGAAACTGTTGGCCTGTTTTGAACACTCGGCCTTACGCGGTTAA